From the genome of Solidesulfovibrio carbinolicus, one region includes:
- a CDS encoding NADH-quinone oxidoreductase subunit C yields the protein MLETIPLSLDQVAAVAKECFDDGWRQVTMSAVDCGEAGFEILYHYDKDLVMKHYRLSIPKETVVPSISPVYFCALLIENEIRDQFGICFSDIVLDFGGALYLEAEVRAMPFCKVSVAEKQS from the coding sequence GTGCTGGAAACGATACCTCTGAGCCTCGATCAAGTCGCCGCCGTGGCCAAGGAGTGCTTTGACGACGGCTGGCGGCAGGTCACCATGTCCGCCGTGGACTGCGGCGAGGCCGGCTTCGAAATCCTGTATCACTACGACAAAGATCTGGTCATGAAGCACTACCGGCTCTCCATCCCCAAGGAGACCGTGGTGCCGAGCATCTCGCCGGTGTACTTCTGCGCGCTGCTCATCGAAAACGAGATCCGCGACCAGTTCGGCATCTGCTTCTCCGACATCGTCCTCGATTTCGGCGGGGCCTTGTACCTTGAAGCTGAAGTCCGCGCCATGCCGTTCTGCAAGGTCAGCGTGGCCGAAAAACAGTCTTAA
- a CDS encoding NADH-quinone oxidoreductase subunit B family protein: protein MLGNLINQGRIKSPWVVHFDCGSCNGCDIEVLACLTPLYDIERFGILNIGNPKHADVLLVTGTVNQRNKHVLKNIYDQMPTPKAVIAIGACGCSGGVFREAYNVVGGVDKVIPVDVYVPGCPARPEAIIDGVVAALEKVKKLLGMTA, encoded by the coding sequence ATGTTAGGCAATCTGATCAATCAGGGACGCATCAAATCCCCGTGGGTGGTCCACTTCGACTGCGGCAGCTGCAACGGCTGCGACATCGAGGTGCTGGCCTGCCTCACGCCCCTTTACGACATTGAACGCTTCGGCATCTTAAACATCGGCAACCCCAAGCACGCCGACGTGCTGCTTGTGACCGGCACCGTCAACCAGCGCAACAAGCACGTGCTCAAAAACATCTACGACCAGATGCCCACCCCCAAGGCCGTCATCGCCATCGGCGCCTGCGGCTGCTCGGGCGGCGTGTTCCGCGAAGCCTACAATGTCGTCGGCGGCGTGGACAAGGTCATCCCCGTGGACGTGTACGTGCCCGGCTGCCCGGCCCGCCCCGAGGCCATCATCGACGGCGTGGTGGCGGCCCTGGAAAAAGTGAAGAAACTGCTCGGCATGACCGCCTAA
- a CDS encoding respiratory chain complex I subunit 1 family protein, with product MTKILLAVLALVAAPILGALITGVDRRITAWLQSRYGPPILQPIYDVLKLLGKQPMLVNTWQALCAYVYLVGAALSVVLLFTGSDLLLIFFVLTIGAVFLVMGALASPSPYSQIGGQRELLQMLAYEPLLILVFASIAMVTGSFKVSAVFELSRPMLYDLPLMFIVLGYALTIKLRKSPFDISASAHAHQELVRGVYTEYSGPYLAMIEIAHWYEVILVLGICALFWSTSFVGMIVLVALTYMAEIIVDNVTARLTWRVMLKSAVGMGLVLTVVNLLWLYAQ from the coding sequence ATGACCAAAATCCTTCTCGCCGTCCTGGCCCTGGTCGCGGCCCCGATTCTCGGCGCGCTCATTACCGGCGTGGACCGCCGCATCACCGCCTGGCTGCAGTCCCGCTACGGCCCGCCGATCCTGCAGCCCATCTACGACGTGCTCAAGCTCCTGGGCAAACAGCCCATGCTGGTCAACACCTGGCAGGCCCTTTGCGCCTACGTCTACCTCGTGGGCGCGGCCCTGTCCGTGGTCTTGCTCTTCACCGGCTCCGACCTGCTGCTCATCTTCTTCGTGCTGACCATCGGCGCGGTCTTCCTGGTCATGGGCGCCCTGGCCTCGCCGTCGCCCTACAGCCAGATCGGCGGCCAGCGCGAGCTGCTCCAGATGCTGGCCTACGAGCCGCTTCTCATCCTCGTGTTTGCCTCCATCGCCATGGTGACCGGCAGCTTCAAGGTCAGCGCGGTCTTTGAACTCAGCCGGCCCATGCTGTATGACCTGCCGCTGATGTTCATTGTCCTTGGCTACGCGCTCACCATCAAGCTGCGCAAATCGCCCTTTGACATCTCGGCCAGCGCCCACGCCCACCAGGAACTGGTGCGCGGCGTCTACACCGAGTACTCCGGGCCCTACCTGGCCATGATCGAGATCGCCCACTGGTACGAGGTGATCCTGGTCCTTGGCATCTGCGCGTTGTTCTGGTCCACCAGCTTTGTCGGCATGATCGTGCTCGTGGCCCTGACCTACATGGCCGAAATCATCGTGGACAACGTCACGGCGCGCCTCACCTGGCGGGTCATGCTCAAGTCCGCCGTCGGCATGGGGCTGGTCCTCACCGTGGTCAACTTGCTGTGGCTCTATGCCCAATAA
- a CDS encoding NADH-quinone oxidoreductase subunit 5 family protein codes for MLDTLVFVTVLLPFLVAAVLLVLREQNVRKVILVATAGVLILASLAMLRGGAFIMSPAPLWGSLVTLGDFLILGVVLLVGLKRKNQIIVWLTVAQIVGLIWFDFFMIKDHGATPAFFADDLSLVMVLVVSIVGSLIAVYGIGYMKEHEEHLHLTTSKQPQFFFFIVLFLGAMNGLVLANNMLWMYFFWECTTLCSFMLIGHDDTEIARKNAERALWMNVLGGTAFLFGVMLLYKVTGTLSLQEILARGPEFAVAGGAILVPMFLLVFAGMTKAAQAPFQSWLTGAMVAPTPVSALLHSSTMVKAGVYIIVRLAPIYAGTYFSNFVALFGGFVFLATACLAAGQSNGKKILAYSTISNLALIIACAGINTPAAITAAILLILFHAISKALMFLCVGAIEQKIGSRDIEDMRGLFARMPRTALVAVIGILTMMLPPFGMLMAKWMAIESAHGQFLLMIMLALGSGVTVLFWCRWAGLMLATPFAKAAPEAQDSTIRGPLYLLAGLAVVLSFFSPLVYNGLVAPVVTMYYKTAPYVLRFGNFESSTGVFLVYPLFILLGLGFFFALRQTRKITAAQAVGPYMCGEQTSVDGKPGFLGPLGQNVTAVSGNYYLEQFFGEAMLSKWINVIALAVLVIMLFGGAL; via the coding sequence ATGCTCGACACGCTGGTCTTTGTGACGGTGCTGCTGCCATTTTTGGTCGCAGCCGTGTTGCTCGTTTTGCGAGAGCAAAACGTGCGCAAGGTCATCCTGGTCGCCACGGCGGGAGTGCTCATACTCGCGTCGTTGGCCATGCTTCGGGGCGGCGCGTTTATCATGTCGCCGGCGCCACTATGGGGTTCACTGGTCACCCTTGGTGACTTCCTGATCCTCGGCGTGGTGTTGCTGGTCGGCTTGAAACGCAAAAACCAGATCATCGTATGGCTCACCGTGGCCCAGATCGTCGGACTTATCTGGTTCGACTTCTTCATGATCAAGGACCACGGCGCGACGCCGGCCTTTTTCGCGGACGACCTCAGCCTCGTCATGGTGCTGGTGGTGTCCATCGTCGGTTCCCTCATCGCCGTGTACGGCATCGGCTACATGAAGGAACACGAGGAACATCTGCATCTGACCACGTCGAAACAGCCTCAGTTCTTCTTCTTCATCGTCCTGTTCCTGGGCGCCATGAACGGCCTGGTTTTGGCCAACAACATGCTGTGGATGTACTTCTTCTGGGAATGCACCACGCTGTGTTCGTTCATGCTCATCGGCCATGACGACACCGAGATCGCCCGCAAGAACGCGGAACGCGCCCTGTGGATGAACGTGCTCGGCGGCACGGCCTTCCTGTTTGGCGTCATGCTCCTGTACAAGGTCACCGGCACCCTGTCGCTCCAGGAGATCCTGGCTCGCGGACCGGAATTCGCCGTGGCCGGCGGGGCCATCCTCGTGCCCATGTTCCTGCTGGTCTTCGCCGGCATGACCAAGGCCGCCCAGGCCCCGTTCCAGAGCTGGCTCACCGGGGCCATGGTGGCTCCCACCCCGGTTTCGGCCTTGCTCCACTCCTCGACCATGGTCAAGGCCGGCGTCTACATCATCGTGCGCCTGGCCCCGATCTACGCCGGCACCTACTTCAGCAACTTCGTGGCCCTGTTCGGGGGCTTCGTGTTTTTGGCCACGGCCTGCCTGGCCGCCGGCCAGTCCAACGGCAAGAAGATCCTGGCCTACTCCACCATCTCCAACCTGGCGCTCATTATCGCCTGCGCCGGCATCAACACCCCGGCCGCCATCACCGCGGCCATCCTGCTGATCCTGTTCCACGCCATCTCCAAGGCGCTCATGTTCCTGTGCGTCGGGGCCATCGAACAGAAGATCGGCTCCCGCGACATCGAGGACATGCGCGGCCTGTTCGCCCGCATGCCCCGCACGGCCCTGGTCGCCGTCATCGGCATCCTGACCATGATGCTGCCGCCCTTTGGCATGCTCATGGCCAAGTGGATGGCCATCGAGTCGGCCCACGGCCAGTTCCTGCTCATGATCATGCTGGCCCTGGGTTCGGGCGTCACCGTGCTCTTCTGGTGCCGCTGGGCCGGCCTCATGCTGGCCACGCCCTTTGCCAAGGCCGCTCCCGAAGCCCAGGACAGCACCATCCGGGGACCGCTCTACCTCCTGGCCGGCCTGGCCGTGGTGTTGAGCTTCTTCTCGCCCCTGGTCTACAACGGCCTGGTCGCTCCCGTGGTGACCATGTACTACAAGACCGCGCCCTACGTGCTGCGATTTGGCAACTTCGAATCGTCCACCGGCGTCTTTTTGGTCTATCCGCTGTTTATCCTGCTTGGCCTGGGCTTTTTCTTCGCCCTGCGCCAGACCCGCAAGATCACGGCCGCCCAGGCGGTTGGACCCTACATGTGCGGCGAGCAGACCTCCGTTGACGGCAAGCCCGGCTTCCTTGGCCCCCTTGGCCAGAACGTCACGGCCGTGTCCGGCAACTACTACCTGGAACAGTTCTTTGGAGAGGCCATGCTCTCCAAGTGGATCAACGTCATCGCCCTGGCCGTGCTGGTGATCATGCTCTTTGGAGGCGCCCTGTGA
- the groES gene encoding co-chaperone GroES, whose amino-acid sequence MKLKPLGDRVLVKRLEQEEVTKGGIIIPDSAKEKPMKGEVIAVGPGKLAEDGKHLKMHVEKGDLVLFNKYAGTEIKVDDEDFLVMREDDILAVIEA is encoded by the coding sequence ATGAAGCTCAAACCCTTAGGCGATCGTGTGCTGGTTAAGCGTCTCGAACAGGAAGAAGTCACCAAGGGCGGCATCATCATCCCTGACTCGGCCAAGGAAAAGCCCATGAAGGGCGAAGTCATCGCCGTGGGTCCGGGCAAGCTGGCCGAAGACGGCAAGCACCTGAAGATGCATGTCGAGAAGGGCGACCTCGTGCTGTTCAACAAGTACGCCGGCACCGAGATCAAGGTCGATGACGAAGACTTCCTCGTCATGCGCGAGGACGACATCCTGGCCGTCATCGAAGCCTAG
- the groL gene encoding chaperonin GroEL (60 kDa chaperone family; promotes refolding of misfolded polypeptides especially under stressful conditions; forms two stacked rings of heptamers to form a barrel-shaped 14mer; ends can be capped by GroES; misfolded proteins enter the barrel where they are refolded when GroES binds), with product MAAKEILFDSKAREKLKRGVDKLANAVKVTLGPKGRNVVIEKSFGSPIITKDGVTVAKEIELEDKFENMGAQMVKEVASKTSDIAGDGTTTATILAQAIFTEGVKLVAAGRNPMAIKRGIDKAVASVVAELETLAKPTRDQKEIAQVGTISANSDATIGNIIAEAMNKVGKEGVITVEEAKGMETTLDVVEGMQFDRGYLSPYFITDPERMVCELDEPLILINEKKITAMKDLLPVLEQVAKMSRPLLIVAEDIEGEALATLVVNKLRGTLQVCAVKAPGFGDRRKAMLEDIATLTGGQCVSEDLGIKLENMTLADLGKAKRVIVDKENSTIVDGAGDGDKIKARVKQIRAQIEETTSSYDKEKLQERLAKIVGGVAVINVGAATETEMKEKKARVEDALNATRAAVEEGIVPGGGVALVRCVKSLTGIKAVDDDEQAGIEIVRRAIEEPLRQISGNAGFEGSIVVAKVRDGKDGFGFNAATGEYEDLIKAGVIDPKKVTRIALQNSSSVAGLLLTTEAAIAEKPEPKKDMPPMPGGGMGGMGGMY from the coding sequence ATGGCTGCCAAAGAAATTCTTTTTGATTCCAAGGCCCGCGAGAAGCTGAAAAGAGGCGTCGACAAGCTGGCCAACGCCGTGAAGGTCACCCTTGGACCCAAGGGCCGCAACGTCGTCATCGAGAAGTCCTTCGGTTCCCCGATCATCACCAAGGACGGCGTGACCGTGGCCAAGGAGATCGAACTGGAAGACAAGTTCGAGAACATGGGCGCCCAGATGGTCAAGGAAGTCGCGTCCAAGACCTCCGACATCGCCGGCGACGGCACCACCACCGCCACCATCCTGGCCCAGGCCATCTTCACCGAAGGCGTCAAGCTCGTGGCCGCCGGACGCAACCCCATGGCCATCAAGCGCGGCATCGACAAGGCCGTGGCCTCTGTCGTGGCCGAGCTGGAGACCCTGGCCAAGCCCACCCGCGACCAGAAAGAGATCGCCCAGGTCGGCACCATTTCCGCCAACTCCGACGCCACCATCGGCAACATCATCGCCGAAGCCATGAACAAGGTCGGCAAGGAAGGCGTCATCACCGTCGAGGAAGCCAAGGGCATGGAAACCACCCTTGACGTCGTCGAAGGCATGCAGTTCGACCGCGGCTACCTCTCCCCCTATTTCATCACCGATCCCGAGCGCATGGTGTGCGAGCTCGACGAGCCGCTGATCCTGATTAACGAGAAGAAGATCACCGCCATGAAGGATCTGCTGCCCGTGCTGGAGCAGGTCGCCAAGATGAGCCGCCCCCTGCTGATCGTGGCTGAAGACATCGAGGGCGAGGCCCTGGCCACCCTGGTCGTCAACAAGCTGCGCGGCACCCTGCAGGTTTGCGCCGTCAAGGCCCCGGGCTTTGGCGATCGCCGCAAGGCCATGCTCGAAGACATCGCCACCCTGACCGGCGGCCAGTGCGTGTCCGAAGACCTGGGCATCAAGCTCGAGAACATGACCCTGGCCGACCTCGGCAAGGCCAAGCGCGTCATCGTGGACAAGGAAAATTCCACCATCGTTGACGGCGCCGGCGACGGCGACAAGATCAAGGCCCGGGTCAAGCAGATCCGCGCCCAGATCGAAGAGACCACCTCCAGCTACGACAAGGAAAAGCTGCAGGAGCGTCTGGCCAAGATCGTCGGCGGCGTGGCCGTCATCAATGTCGGCGCGGCCACCGAGACCGAGATGAAGGAAAAGAAAGCCCGCGTCGAAGACGCCCTTAACGCCACCCGCGCGGCCGTTGAGGAAGGCATCGTTCCTGGCGGCGGCGTCGCTCTCGTGCGCTGCGTCAAGAGCCTGACCGGCATCAAGGCCGTGGACGACGACGAGCAGGCCGGCATCGAGATCGTGCGCCGCGCCATCGAAGAGCCCCTGCGCCAGATCTCCGGCAACGCCGGCTTCGAAGGCTCCATCGTCGTGGCCAAGGTGCGCGACGGCAAGGACGGCTTCGGCTTCAACGCCGCCACCGGCGAATACGAAGACCTGATCAAGGCCGGCGTCATCGACCCCAAGAAGGTCACCCGCATCGCCCTGCAGAACTCCTCCTCCGTGGCCGGCCTGCTCCTGACCACCGAGGCGGCCATCGCCGAGAAGCCCGAGCCGAAAAAGGACATGCCCCCGATGCCCGGCGGCGGCATGGGCGGCATGGGCGGCATGTACTAG
- a CDS encoding methyltransferase domain-containing protein, whose translation MENDALRAAISTAYAKALEAASQGGGGGCCGGSGCCGAGGGTLIELAGYGPEREQHVQAAATSFGCGNPLAFSGVEPGQTVLDLGSGAGFDLLIAADRVGPTGKVVGVDMTEAMLAAARENIARAGLDSVIEVRQGHIEALPVADASVDWVISNCVINLSTDKAAVFAEIFRVLRPGGRIAISDIVAEDLPPAVLASVAGHAACVSGAISEAAYLAGLAGAGLVDVAAPERLVYSAEQLRALFGEALSETLESLGGVDFADVVAGKVASLRFVGRKPG comes from the coding sequence ATGGAAAATGATGCACTGCGCGCGGCTATTTCCACAGCCTATGCCAAGGCGTTGGAAGCGGCGAGCCAAGGCGGCGGGGGCGGTTGCTGCGGCGGGTCCGGCTGCTGTGGCGCGGGCGGCGGCACGCTTATCGAGCTGGCCGGCTACGGCCCGGAACGCGAGCAACACGTCCAGGCCGCGGCCACGTCTTTCGGTTGCGGCAATCCCTTGGCCTTTTCAGGCGTGGAACCGGGCCAGACCGTGCTGGATCTGGGGTCCGGGGCCGGCTTTGATCTGCTTATCGCCGCCGACCGGGTTGGTCCGACCGGGAAGGTCGTCGGGGTGGACATGACCGAAGCCATGCTGGCCGCCGCCCGGGAGAATATTGCCCGGGCCGGCCTTGATTCCGTGATCGAAGTGCGCCAGGGGCATATCGAGGCCCTGCCTGTGGCCGATGCCTCGGTGGACTGGGTCATTTCCAACTGCGTCATCAACCTGTCCACGGACAAGGCGGCGGTATTTGCCGAAATATTCCGGGTGCTGCGGCCGGGCGGGCGCATCGCCATTTCGGACATCGTGGCCGAGGATCTGCCGCCGGCCGTACTGGCCAGTGTGGCCGGCCATGCCGCCTGCGTGTCCGGGGCGATTTCCGAGGCGGCCTATCTGGCCGGGCTGGCCGGAGCGGGATTGGTTGATGTGGCCGCGCCGGAGCGGCTGGTCTATTCGGCGGAGCAGTTGCGGGCGCTGTTTGGCGAGGCCCTGTCCGAGACCCTGGAATCGCTGGGCGGGGTGGATTTCGCGGATGTCGTGGCCGGCAAGGTGGCCAGTCTGCGTTTTGTCGGGCGCAAGCCGGGATAA
- a CDS encoding ArsR/SmtB family transcription factor, with product MNNDTLPCGDFSGFCRHVRPEVFKALSDPTRLAILARVAGADGPLTVSQASHCCGIHFSGVSRHLKALKEAGLLSVEKRGRDVAYRPNLGALAAGLRALADAIDACPARSGGGTGSPGGSGGRCCATEAGGKYGK from the coding sequence ATGAACAACGACACGCTCCCTTGCGGCGATTTCAGCGGGTTCTGCCGACATGTGCGGCCCGAGGTGTTCAAGGCCTTGAGCGACCCAACCCGGTTGGCCATCCTGGCCCGGGTGGCCGGAGCCGATGGGCCGCTCACCGTCAGCCAGGCTTCCCATTGCTGCGGCATCCATTTCTCCGGCGTCTCGCGGCATTTGAAGGCGCTCAAGGAGGCCGGGCTTCTGTCGGTCGAGAAACGCGGTCGGGACGTGGCCTATCGGCCGAACCTCGGCGCGTTGGCCGCCGGACTTCGCGCCCTGGCCGACGCCATCGACGCCTGTCCGGCCCGCTCGGGCGGCGGGACAGGCAGCCCCGGCGGGAGCGGCGGGAGGTGTTGTGCAACCGAAGCGGGAGGCAAGTATGGAAAATGA
- a CDS encoding YidH family protein has product MPDAKDALPAATPVPDARPYDLTNPQVLLAWQRNHLANERTFLAWCRTGLALFGFSFVIERFDFFIRQLQNVPMFEGMAHKHLHTETVTLSTFGVGVLVMVVAVWRFWYIRRCINTGAKTFSPIPDIVFTVAVVGMILGLFSVFWHLIMQ; this is encoded by the coding sequence ATGCCCGACGCAAAAGACGCTCTCCCTGCCGCGACCCCGGTCCCGGACGCCCGGCCCTACGACCTCACCAACCCCCAGGTCCTTCTCGCCTGGCAGCGCAACCACCTAGCCAACGAACGCACCTTTCTGGCCTGGTGCCGCACCGGACTGGCCCTTTTCGGTTTCAGCTTCGTCATCGAGCGCTTCGACTTTTTTATCCGCCAGCTGCAAAACGTGCCCATGTTCGAGGGCATGGCCCACAAGCACCTGCACACCGAGACCGTGACGCTGTCCACCTTCGGCGTGGGCGTGCTGGTCATGGTTGTGGCCGTGTGGCGCTTCTGGTACATCCGACGCTGCATCAACACCGGCGCCAAGACCTTTTCGCCGATCCCGGACATCGTCTTCACCGTGGCCGTGGTCGGCATGATCCTTGGGCTTTTTTCCGTGTTTTGGCATCTCATCATGCAGTGA
- a CDS encoding PDC sensor domain-containing protein, producing MRFATAAFGIILACCLLCPANAPAASSTPPKYALALAASAAGRLDDALLAVEQSAKSLGAAYKELYRATPTMVPEARSRLLQSYAVKDGTVAFRDLQGPCGPDPAAKAPCQSLYFYDGENFSDNLFRELAALDSLAPAMAAAYGALPYSWVYLTTPDQGFAIYPNLPLVEAVNNYKPTDKDFYTAADFAAKACGWQSPYLDLAGDGMMVTVSCPVYDGETVLAVSSRDVTISQLSGRVMADLAAIPGARAFLMNRRGKAIAVSDPRLAAAIDAINAKAEEAVVYFRADRGLAAMGLDKAEDSPDDALNAIGEAVIERAETEKKWPMAFVSGKDMVLAARLRATGWHLVLVMPQKAVN from the coding sequence ATGCGTTTCGCGACCGCCGCTTTCGGAATCATCCTCGCCTGCTGCCTGCTGTGCCCGGCCAACGCCCCGGCCGCTTCGTCCACGCCGCCGAAATACGCCCTGGCCCTGGCCGCCAGTGCCGCCGGCCGCCTCGACGACGCCCTTTTGGCCGTGGAGCAAAGTGCCAAAAGCCTTGGCGCGGCCTACAAGGAACTCTACCGGGCAACGCCCACCATGGTCCCCGAGGCCCGCAGCCGGCTGCTGCAAAGCTACGCCGTCAAGGACGGCACGGTGGCCTTCCGCGACCTCCAAGGCCCCTGCGGCCCGGACCCGGCCGCCAAGGCCCCCTGCCAGTCCCTCTATTTCTACGACGGCGAAAACTTCTCCGACAATCTCTTCCGGGAGCTGGCCGCCCTGGACAGCCTCGCCCCGGCCATGGCCGCCGCCTACGGCGCGCTGCCCTACTCCTGGGTCTACCTGACCACCCCGGACCAGGGATTCGCCATCTACCCCAACCTGCCCCTGGTGGAGGCCGTCAACAATTATAAGCCCACGGACAAGGACTTTTACACAGCCGCCGATTTCGCGGCCAAGGCCTGCGGCTGGCAGTCGCCCTACCTCGATCTGGCCGGGGACGGCATGATGGTCACGGTGTCCTGCCCGGTCTACGACGGCGAAACCGTGCTTGCCGTGTCGTCGCGCGACGTCACCATCAGCCAGCTTTCCGGCCGGGTCATGGCCGATCTGGCCGCCATCCCCGGGGCGCGGGCCTTTCTGATGAACCGGCGTGGCAAGGCCATCGCCGTCAGCGACCCCAGGCTGGCCGCCGCCATCGACGCCATAAACGCCAAGGCCGAGGAGGCCGTGGTCTACTTCCGGGCCGACCGGGGGCTGGCCGCCATGGGCCTGGACAAGGCCGAGGATTCCCCCGACGACGCCCTAAACGCCATCGGCGAGGCCGTCATCGAACGGGCCGAAACGGAAAAGAAGTGGCCCATGGCCTTTGTCTCGGGCAAGGACATGGTGCTGGCGGCGCGCCTTCGCGCCACAGGCTGGCATCTCGTGCTGGTGATGCCGCAAAAAGCAGTCAATTAA